One segment of Carya illinoinensis cultivar Pawnee chromosome 13, C.illinoinensisPawnee_v1, whole genome shotgun sequence DNA contains the following:
- the LOC122291925 gene encoding protein FAR1-RELATED SEQUENCE 7-like isoform X2 — translation MEKTFHNMDTGINWTPEIGMEFNTLEEAWKHWVNYGKQMGFGVRKHFANKSKLDGEITSRGFVCSKEGVRQIDKRNVRTHREETRTNCPVRLCINLDRETGKYGVYDFVCEHNHILHLPETTYRMQSEQKLSSVQAFPRNLAYASRIRPKETHKSMLGDTSQNMDTRIDWIPKMGMEFNKLEEAWKHWEKYGKQMGFNVRKHFANKSKIDGEITSRGFVCSKEGVRQTDKRNYQTHREETRTNCPVRLSVNLDRETRKYKVYDFVLEHNHILRPPENMMQLDQNMSGVQDFTIDLTHTSGIKPKAAPELMCREADGKANLGYIDLNHRIVNLGMGVDSVGSSDEGDLVAHGKGPAVEPYVGMEFESEEAAKEFYDDYARCIGFIMRVDECCRSGVDKRIISRRFSCNKHGFYVKARDELRRIQKPQPSMGEGCKATMLVEVDKSGKWIVTSIVKDHGHPLVVSGHLSRGSLDSRERRIQELTMELHHQDRLCELYRELLLSFLENVEEQTELLSRKVEVVVNDVRELETEVQKLSQSE, via the exons ATGGAAAAGACTTTCCATAACATGGATACTGGAATTAATTGGACACCTGAGATTGGTATGGAATTTAATACATTAGAAGAGGCATGGAAGCATTGGGTAAACTATGGAAAGCAAATGGGTTTTGGTGTTAGGAAGCATTTTGCAAATAAAAGTAAGTTAGACGGAGAAATAACGTCCAGAGGATTTGTATGCTCCAAAGAGGGTGTCCGTCAAATAGACAAACGGAATGTTCGGACGCATCGGGAGGAAACAAGGACAAATTGTCCTGTACGGTTGTGCATTAATTTAGATCGTGAGACCGGAAAGTATGGAGTGTATGATTTTGTCTGTGAACATAACCATATTCTTCATCTTCCAGAAACTACTTATAGGATGCAATCGGAACAAAAACTGTCAAGTGTCCAAGCTTTTCCGAGAAATTTAGCATATGCTTCTAGAATCAGGCCTAAGGAAACACATAAGTCTATGTTGGGTGATACTTCTCAAAACATGGATACTAGAATTGATTGGATACCGAAAATGGGTATGGAGTTTAATAAATTGGAAGAGGCATGGAAACATTGGGAAAAATATGGAAAGCAAATGGGTTTCAATGTTAGGAAGCATTTTGCCAATAAAAGTAAGATAGATGGAGAAATAACGTCAAGAGGATTTGTATGTTCTAAAGAGGGTGTTCGCCAAACAGATAAACGGAACTATCAGACCCATCGAGAGGAAACAAGGACCAACTGTCCTGTACGGTTGTCTGTTAATTTAGATCGAGAAACCAGAAAGTACAAAGTGTATGATTTTGTCCTTGAACATAATCATATTCTTCGCCCTCCAGAAA ATATGATGCAATTGGATCAAAATATGTCTGGTGTCCAAGATTTTACAATTGATTTAACACATACTTCTGGAATCAAGCCTAAGGCAGCACCTGAGTTGATGTGTAGAGAGGCTGATGGGAAGGCCAATCTTGGATACATTGACCTCAATCACAGAATTG TGAACTTGGGCATGGGAGTGGACTCAGTTGGAAGTTCTGATGAGGGGGACTTGGTTGCACACGGAAAGGGTCCAGCTGTAGAACCATATGTTGGGATGGAGTTCGAGTCAGAAGAGGCTGCCAAGGAGTTTTATGATGACTATGCGAGATGCATTGGGTTCATTATGCGGGTTGATGAGTGCTGTCGTTCAGGGGTTGACAAAAGAATTATTTCCCGTCGATTCTCTTGTAATAAGCATGGATTTTATGTAAAAGCTAGAGATGAATTGAGGCGGATTCAGAAACCACAGCCTAGCATGGGAGAAGGTTGCAAGGCAACGATGTTAGTGGAAGTTGATAAATCTGGAAAATGGATTGTTACGAGTATTGTAAAGGATCATGGTCATCCTTTGGTTGTTTCTGGTCATCTTTCACGGGGTTCTCTG GATTCAAGAGAAAGGAGGATTCAAGAACTCACCATGGAGCTGCATCATCAAGATCGACTATGTGAACTATATAGGGAGCTGCTACTTTCATTTTTGGAAAATGTCGAGGAGCAAACAGAACTTTTGTCAAGAAAAGTAGAGGTTGTAGTCAATGACGTAAGAGAACTTGAGACCGAAGTCCAAAAGCTTTCACAAAGTGAATAA
- the LOC122291925 gene encoding protein FAR1-RELATED SEQUENCE 7-like isoform X1, which translates to MEKTFHNMDTGINWTPEIGMEFNTLEEAWKHWVNYGKQMGFGVRKHFANKSKLDGEITSRGFVCSKEGVRQIDKRNVRTHREETRTNCPVRLCINLDRETGKYGVYDFVCEHNHILHLPETTYRMQSEQKLSSVQAFPRNLAYASRIRPKETHKSMLGDTSQNMDTRIDWIPKMGMEFNKLEEAWKHWEKYGKQMGFNVRKHFANKSKIDGEITSRGFVCSKEGVRQTDKRNYQTHREETRTNCPVRLSVNLDRETRKYKVYDFVLEHNHILRPPENMMQLDQNMSGVQDFTIDLTHMMQLDQNMSGVQDFTIDLTHTSGIKPKAAPELMCREADGKANLGYIDLNHRIVNLGMGVDSVGSSDEGDLVAHGKGPAVEPYVGMEFESEEAAKEFYDDYARCIGFIMRVDECCRSGVDKRIISRRFSCNKHGFYVKARDELRRIQKPQPSMGEGCKATMLVEVDKSGKWIVTSIVKDHGHPLVVSGHLSRGSLDSRERRIQELTMELHHQDRLCELYRELLLSFLENVEEQTELLSRKVEVVVNDVRELETEVQKLSQSE; encoded by the exons ATGGAAAAGACTTTCCATAACATGGATACTGGAATTAATTGGACACCTGAGATTGGTATGGAATTTAATACATTAGAAGAGGCATGGAAGCATTGGGTAAACTATGGAAAGCAAATGGGTTTTGGTGTTAGGAAGCATTTTGCAAATAAAAGTAAGTTAGACGGAGAAATAACGTCCAGAGGATTTGTATGCTCCAAAGAGGGTGTCCGTCAAATAGACAAACGGAATGTTCGGACGCATCGGGAGGAAACAAGGACAAATTGTCCTGTACGGTTGTGCATTAATTTAGATCGTGAGACCGGAAAGTATGGAGTGTATGATTTTGTCTGTGAACATAACCATATTCTTCATCTTCCAGAAACTACTTATAGGATGCAATCGGAACAAAAACTGTCAAGTGTCCAAGCTTTTCCGAGAAATTTAGCATATGCTTCTAGAATCAGGCCTAAGGAAACACATAAGTCTATGTTGGGTGATACTTCTCAAAACATGGATACTAGAATTGATTGGATACCGAAAATGGGTATGGAGTTTAATAAATTGGAAGAGGCATGGAAACATTGGGAAAAATATGGAAAGCAAATGGGTTTCAATGTTAGGAAGCATTTTGCCAATAAAAGTAAGATAGATGGAGAAATAACGTCAAGAGGATTTGTATGTTCTAAAGAGGGTGTTCGCCAAACAGATAAACGGAACTATCAGACCCATCGAGAGGAAACAAGGACCAACTGTCCTGTACGGTTGTCTGTTAATTTAGATCGAGAAACCAGAAAGTACAAAGTGTATGATTTTGTCCTTGAACATAATCATATTCTTCGCCCTCCAGAAAATATGATGCAATTGGATCAAAATATGTCTGGTGTCCAAGATTTTACAATTGATTTAACACATATGATGCAATTGGATCAAAATATGTCTGGTGTCCAAGATTTTACAATTGATTTAACACATACTTCTGGAATCAAGCCTAAGGCAGCACCTGAGTTGATGTGTAGAGAGGCTGATGGGAAGGCCAATCTTGGATACATTGACCTCAATCACAGAATTG TGAACTTGGGCATGGGAGTGGACTCAGTTGGAAGTTCTGATGAGGGGGACTTGGTTGCACACGGAAAGGGTCCAGCTGTAGAACCATATGTTGGGATGGAGTTCGAGTCAGAAGAGGCTGCCAAGGAGTTTTATGATGACTATGCGAGATGCATTGGGTTCATTATGCGGGTTGATGAGTGCTGTCGTTCAGGGGTTGACAAAAGAATTATTTCCCGTCGATTCTCTTGTAATAAGCATGGATTTTATGTAAAAGCTAGAGATGAATTGAGGCGGATTCAGAAACCACAGCCTAGCATGGGAGAAGGTTGCAAGGCAACGATGTTAGTGGAAGTTGATAAATCTGGAAAATGGATTGTTACGAGTATTGTAAAGGATCATGGTCATCCTTTGGTTGTTTCTGGTCATCTTTCACGGGGTTCTCTG GATTCAAGAGAAAGGAGGATTCAAGAACTCACCATGGAGCTGCATCATCAAGATCGACTATGTGAACTATATAGGGAGCTGCTACTTTCATTTTTGGAAAATGTCGAGGAGCAAACAGAACTTTTGTCAAGAAAAGTAGAGGTTGTAGTCAATGACGTAAGAGAACTTGAGACCGAAGTCCAAAAGCTTTCACAAAGTGAATAA